The Anastrepha ludens isolate Willacy chromosome 2, idAnaLude1.1, whole genome shotgun sequence genome contains a region encoding:
- the LOC128856405 gene encoding E3 ubiquitin-protein ligase RNF113A, which translates to MSEEASSTSAFGFKKRNIRKVTALRHKRSSDSESGKSSEAEISSAVVRGDNRRKRSNPNFQSTKVLSAKRERQNKSSSSSDTEEDDNKVSVSYKSKKSALPNGPQDQGATSINEAETAQDCDAQALHEKMLKINEELEGKADDKLYRGMNNYAQYYKKEGTAAGNASSGMVRKGPIRAPAHLRATVRWDYQPDICKDYKETGYCGFGDSCKFLHDRSDYKSGWQLELDHAAHQRGEGESDEDDAKYEIHSDEETLPFKCFICRNSFENPVVTKCKHYFCEKCALENYKKSQRCFICSQQTNGIFNPAKELISRLKNAPEVGVCASSDSE; encoded by the exons ATGTCCGAGGAGGCCAGCAGCACGTCCGCTTTTGGATTCAAAAAGCGCAATATACGGAAAGTAACAGCGCTTCGCCACAAGCGGAGTAGCGATTCTGAGTCAG GGAAGAGTAGCGAAGCTGAAATCTCTTCAGCAGTCGTGCGTGGTGATAATCGCCGCAAACGTTCAAATCCGAATTTTCAAAGTACCAAAGTCTTGAGCGCTAAGCGTGAGCGCCAAAATAAATCCTCTTCTAGCAGTGACACCGAGGAGGATGATAATAAAGTAAGCGTTTCATATAAGTCAAAGAAAAGTGCATTGCCAAACGGACCACAAGATCAGGGCGCTACATCAATAAATGAAGCAGAAACAGCACAAGACTGCGATGCCCAGGCGTTGcatgaaaaaatgttgaaaattaacGAAGAGCTTGAGGGTAAAGCGGACGACAAATTGTACCGTGGAATGAATAATTATGCACAATACTATAAAAAAGAGGGCACAGCGGCGGGCAATGCTAGTTCGGGTATGGTGAGAAAGGGTCCAATACGCGCGCCAGCTCATTTGCGCGCTACTGTACGTTGGGATTACCAACCTGATATTTGTAAGGATTATAAAGAGACTGGCTATTGCGGATTCGGTGACAGTTGCAAATTTTTGCATGACCGAAGCGATTATAAATCTGGTTGGCAGTTGGAGCTAGATCATGCTGCCCACCAACGTGGTGAAGGGGAATCTGATGAAGACGATGCCAAATATGAAATTCACTCAGATGAGGAAACATTACCATTCAAGTGTTTCATATGCCGCAATAGTTTTGAAAATCCAGTGGTGACGAA GTGTAAACATTACTTTTGCGAAAAATGCGCCTTGGAAAACTATAAGAAGTCGCAACGTTGTTTCATTTGCTCTCAACAAACGAATGGCATTTTTAATCCAGCAAAGGAGTTAATATCACGTTTGAAAAATGCACCTGAAGTTGGAGTATGCGCGTCTTCGGATAGTGAATAG